A segment of the Staphylococcus ratti genome:
GTTCCAGTCACACGACGTGGTAAAATTTTACCGCGTTCTGAGATGAAACGTTTTAATAATTCAGTGTCTTTGTAGTCGATGTGTGTAATACCGTTTGCTGTGAAGTAACAAACTTTTTTACGACGACGACCACCTCTTCTTGGTCCACCTGCCATGATTTGTGCCTCCCTTACTTAAACATTTTTATAATACGTTCATTAATTTAAAATGGTAAATCATCATCACTAATATCGATTGGACCATTCGCATTCGCAAATGGGTTATCGTTATTTTGTGTGTGATTGTTGTTATTTTGATATGATGAATTTTGGCCTTGTTGTTGTCCACCAAATCCTTGACTATAACTTTGGAAGTCATTGCTTGGATTGTTGGCATGACGTTGGTTTTGTGATTTCGGTTCAAGGAATTGAACACTGTCACACACTACCTCTGTGACGAACACACGTCGGCCTTCTTGGTTTTCGTAACTGCGTGATTGTAAGCGACCATCAACGCCAGCCAGACTTCCTTTGAACAAGAAATTGCTCACGTTTTCTGCTTGCTTTCTAAAAACAACACAGTTAATAAAGTCTGCTTCACGTTCCCCTTGGCTGTTTGTAAA
Coding sequences within it:
- the rpsR gene encoding 30S ribosomal protein S18: MAGGPRRGGRRRKKVCYFTANGITHIDYKDTELLKRFISERGKILPRRVTGTSAKYQRQLTTAIKRARHMALLPFVKDEV
- the ssb gene encoding single-stranded DNA-binding protein; translated protein: MLNRVVLVGRLTKDPEYRTTPSGVSVATFTLAINRTFTNSQGEREADFINCVVFRKQAENVSNFLFKGSLAGVDGRLQSRSYENQEGRRVFVTEVVCDSVQFLEPKSQNQRHANNPSNDFQSYSQGFGGQQQGQNSSYQNNNNHTQNNDNPFANANGPIDISDDDLPF